The proteins below are encoded in one region of Knoellia sp. S7-12:
- a CDS encoding single-stranded DNA-binding protein — protein sequence MAGETLITIVGNLTGDPELRFTPSGAAVANFTVASTPRTFDRQSNEWKDGETLFMRCSVWRDAAENVAESLQRGTRVVVTGRLKSRSYDTKEGEKRTVIELDVDEVGPSMKYATAKVNKTSRGGSGGGFGGGDGGSGGAGGQDPWATGGTAPQGGASSGGQSQGQGGWNQPAGGQPAGGQPAPQGQPGQQGAQGGWGNAPSYDEPPF from the coding sequence ATGGCAGGCGAGACCCTCATCACCATCGTCGGGAACCTCACTGGTGACCCCGAACTGCGCTTCACTCCGTCCGGCGCTGCCGTCGCGAACTTCACCGTGGCCTCAACGCCGCGGACGTTCGACCGTCAGTCCAACGAGTGGAAGGACGGCGAAACGCTGTTCATGCGTTGCTCGGTCTGGCGTGACGCGGCGGAGAACGTCGCCGAGTCCCTCCAGCGGGGCACGCGCGTCGTTGTCACCGGCCGTCTGAAGTCTCGTTCTTACGACACCAAGGAAGGCGAGAAGCGCACTGTCATCGAGTTGGACGTCGACGAAGTCGGCCCCTCGATGAAGTACGCGACTGCCAAGGTCAACAAGACCTCCCGTGGCGGAAGCGGCGGCGGTTTTGGTGGCGGCGACGGTGGTTCAGGTGGCGCCGGCGGTCAGGACCCGTGGGCAACCGGTGGCACTGCACCTCAGGGTGGAGCGTCCTCGGGTGGCCAGTCACAGGGTCAGGGCGGTTGGAACCAGCCTGCCGGCGGTCAGCCCGCCGGTGGTCAGCCGGCACCGCAGGGTCAGCCGGGTCAGCAGGGTGCTCAGGGAGGGTGGGGCAACGCCCCGTCCTACGACGAGCCTCCTTTCTGA
- a CDS encoding transglycosylase domain-containing protein: protein MSNAPRSRAEARRLNEATPARSGKGPRRSWPRRILYTLIALFLLGLAGVGVAYTMVKVPKPNDLAVAQTNIIYFADGKTEMGRFSEQNREPVELKQVPKHVQQAMLAAEDHNFYENNGISPTGIARAVWVAVKGGEATQGGSTITQQYVKNYFLSQDRTLSRKAREILISVKIDGQQSKDEILENYFNTIYYGRGAYGIQTASKAYFGKDVSKLTAAEGAFLASAIRGPSFYDPRLGAEQTKNAQTRSGYILDAMVQQGWLTPQQRAEATFPKKFQKYSPPTAGGANGYVIQNVKEELAKKVKLTEAETSRGGLRIVTTIDAKKQKAAQDAVKERIPAKAPDLKVGLTSIKPGDGAVEALYGGADYAKNQFSTATDATMQAGSTFKVFALIAALQSGDVSIRNTFAGASPQYFDEFENPGGKTEFNRRGGVRNFDNNGFGRITVATATASSVNTVYARLNIIAGPKNTAAAAKQAGITTKLDVNYANVLGTDNVRVIDMANAYATLAAKGIKATPYYVKSVKATDDSFDYKAKPQTSRAFPADLVSDVVYCMEQVIERGSGDYAGERLNRPAAGKTGTSSDNYSAWFDGFTPQLATAVGMYKGDGTAVKPDGTPNTTNQMDDVPGYGFITGSTIPVRIWTDYMRTATDGMERQRFPEPAYINRDAAPKQTQRPENTSGNTGGNTGGTTQRPDPTTQAPSSTTPPSTPTPTPTPEPPKPQPTPTKTPKPTKSPGRPTIPLPTTTPPPAVNNEQTG from the coding sequence ATGAGCAACGCACCCCGTTCGCGCGCCGAGGCCCGCCGTCTCAACGAGGCCACCCCGGCCCGGTCGGGCAAGGGCCCGCGCCGGTCGTGGCCCCGCCGGATCCTCTACACGCTGATCGCGCTGTTCCTTCTCGGCCTCGCCGGCGTTGGCGTCGCCTACACGATGGTCAAGGTGCCCAAGCCCAACGACCTCGCGGTGGCACAGACCAACATCATCTACTTCGCCGACGGCAAGACCGAGATGGGCCGGTTCTCCGAGCAGAACCGCGAGCCGGTCGAGCTCAAGCAGGTCCCCAAGCACGTGCAGCAGGCCATGCTCGCGGCCGAGGACCACAACTTCTACGAGAACAACGGCATCTCGCCCACCGGCATCGCCCGCGCGGTGTGGGTCGCGGTCAAGGGCGGGGAGGCGACCCAGGGAGGGTCGACGATCACCCAGCAGTACGTCAAGAACTACTTCCTCAGCCAGGACCGGACCCTCTCGCGCAAGGCTCGCGAGATCCTCATCTCGGTCAAGATCGACGGGCAGCAGTCCAAGGACGAGATCCTCGAGAACTACTTCAACACCATCTACTACGGGCGGGGGGCCTACGGCATCCAGACCGCCTCGAAGGCCTACTTCGGCAAGGACGTCTCCAAGCTGACAGCGGCCGAAGGCGCCTTCCTCGCGTCCGCGATCCGCGGGCCGTCGTTCTACGACCCGCGCCTGGGCGCCGAGCAGACCAAGAACGCCCAGACCCGGTCCGGCTACATCCTCGATGCGATGGTCCAGCAGGGTTGGCTGACCCCCCAGCAGCGGGCAGAAGCGACGTTCCCCAAGAAGTTCCAGAAGTACTCGCCGCCGACGGCGGGTGGCGCCAACGGCTACGTCATCCAGAACGTGAAGGAAGAACTCGCCAAGAAGGTCAAGCTCACCGAAGCCGAGACCTCCCGTGGTGGCCTGCGCATCGTCACGACGATCGACGCCAAGAAGCAGAAGGCAGCACAGGATGCCGTCAAGGAACGCATCCCCGCGAAGGCGCCCGATCTCAAGGTCGGTCTCACCTCGATCAAGCCCGGTGACGGGGCCGTGGAGGCGCTCTACGGTGGCGCCGACTACGCCAAGAATCAGTTCAGCACCGCGACCGACGCCACGATGCAAGCCGGGTCGACGTTCAAGGTCTTCGCCCTCATCGCAGCCCTTCAAAGCGGTGACGTCAGCATTCGCAACACCTTCGCCGGCGCCAGCCCGCAGTACTTCGACGAGTTCGAGAACCCCGGCGGCAAGACGGAGTTCAACCGTCGCGGAGGCGTGCGCAACTTTGACAACAACGGCTTCGGCCGGATAACCGTCGCCACCGCCACCGCCAGCTCGGTCAACACGGTCTATGCCCGGCTCAACATCATTGCTGGCCCCAAGAACACGGCCGCAGCGGCGAAGCAGGCGGGGATCACAACAAAGCTCGACGTCAACTACGCCAACGTCCTCGGCACCGACAACGTCAGGGTGATCGACATGGCCAACGCTTACGCGACCCTCGCGGCCAAGGGGATCAAGGCCACGCCTTACTACGTGAAGTCGGTGAAGGCCACCGACGACTCGTTCGACTACAAGGCGAAGCCGCAAACTTCACGCGCTTTCCCCGCCGACCTCGTCTCCGATGTCGTCTACTGCATGGAGCAGGTCATCGAGAGGGGCAGCGGTGACTACGCCGGCGAGCGGCTCAACCGCCCGGCCGCCGGGAAGACGGGCACCTCGAGCGACAACTACTCCGCCTGGTTCGACGGCTTCACCCCCCAGCTCGCGACCGCCGTCGGCATGTACAAGGGCGACGGCACGGCCGTCAAACCCGACGGCACACCGAACACCACGAACCAGATGGATGATGTTCCCGGGTATGGCTTCATCACCGGCAGCACGATCCCGGTGCGCATCTGGACCGACTACATGCGCACGGCGACCGACGGCATGGAGAGGCAGAGGTTCCCCGAGCCTGCCTACATCAACAGGGACGCGGCCCCCAAGCAGACGCAGCGCCCAGAGAACACCAGCGGGAACACGGGCGGCAACACGGGTGGCACCACCCAGCGGCCGGACCCGACCACGCAGGCTCCGTCGTCGACGACTCCGCCGAGCACTCCGACTCCGACTCCGACGCCGGAGCCCCCGAAGCCCCAGCCGACGCCCACAAAGACTCCGAAGCCGACGAAGTCACCCGGCAGGCCGACGATCCCCCTACCAACAACGACGCCGCCGCCAGCCGTCAACAATGAGCAAACCGGCTGA
- the rpsF gene encoding 30S ribosomal protein S6, translating to MRQYELMVILDPELDDRTVQPSLDKFLTVITKDGGTVDNVDIWGRRRLAYEIKKKAEGIYAIVNFTSEPATAKELDRQLGLNESIMRTKLLRPGA from the coding sequence ATGCGTCAGTATGAACTCATGGTCATTCTCGACCCGGAACTCGACGACCGCACGGTTCAGCCGTCGCTCGACAAGTTCCTCACCGTCATCACCAAGGACGGTGGCACCGTCGACAACGTCGACATCTGGGGCCGCCGTCGCCTGGCCTACGAGATCAAGAAGAAGGCCGAAGGCATCTACGCCATCGTCAACTTCACCTCGGAGCCGGCAACCGCCAAGGAGCTGGACCGTCAGCTCGGGCTCAACGAGTCGATCATGCGGACCAAGCTCCTGCGCCCCGGCGCCTGA
- a CDS encoding DUF2784 domain-containing protein produces the protein MNRHAVLADAVMLVHFAFLVFLVFGGFLAWRWPRLIWVHVLAAAWGFSTVAFSLPCPLTDVEDWARERAGEATLSGSGFIDHYIEGVLYPDRYTALLQGLVGVAVVASWCGFIARRAT, from the coding sequence ATGAACCGTCACGCGGTCCTGGCCGATGCGGTGATGCTCGTGCACTTCGCGTTCCTGGTGTTCCTCGTCTTCGGGGGCTTCCTGGCGTGGCGCTGGCCGCGGCTGATCTGGGTGCACGTGCTGGCCGCGGCATGGGGCTTCTCCACGGTGGCTTTCTCGCTCCCGTGCCCGCTGACCGACGTCGAGGACTGGGCTCGCGAACGGGCGGGGGAGGCGACGCTGTCCGGCTCTGGGTTCATCGACCACTACATCGAGGGAGTGCTCTACCCGGATCGCTACACGGCCCTGCTTCAGGGGCTCGTGGGCGTGGCGGTCGTGGCTTCGTGGTGCGGCTTCATCGCCCGACGCGCCACCTGA
- the rplI gene encoding 50S ribosomal protein L9, whose translation MKVILTHEVSSLGSAGDVVDVKDGYARNFLFRRGLATQWTKGAQKQVDSIAKGREVRAVASLEEAQSIKGNLESKPVTVPAHAGKEGRLFGAVSSADIAAAVKEAIGADLDKRKIEVPTPIKSTGTHEALVRLHPDVQAKVELNVVAG comes from the coding sequence ATGAAGGTGATTCTCACGCACGAGGTCTCCAGCCTCGGCAGTGCAGGCGACGTCGTCGACGTCAAGGACGGCTACGCCCGCAACTTCCTCTTCCGTCGCGGTCTTGCGACGCAGTGGACCAAGGGTGCACAGAAGCAGGTTGACTCGATCGCCAAGGGCCGTGAGGTCCGTGCAGTCGCGTCGCTCGAGGAGGCCCAGTCGATCAAGGGCAACCTCGAGTCCAAGCCCGTGACCGTTCCCGCGCATGCCGGCAAGGAGGGACGTCTCTTCGGTGCCGTCTCGTCCGCCGACATCGCCGCAGCGGTCAAGGAAGCCATTGGCGCCGACCTCGACAAGCGCAAGATCGAGGTTCCAACCCCGATCAAGTCCACGGGTACCCACGAGGCACTCGTGCGTCTGCACCCCGACGTGCAGGCCAAGGTCGAGCTCAACGTCGTCGCCGGCTGA
- the rpsR gene encoding 30S ribosomal protein S18, with product MAKPVVRKPKKKANPLKAAKVENIDYKDTALLRKFISDRGKIRARRVTGVSVQEQRLIANAVKNAREMALLPYSSSSR from the coding sequence ATGGCTAAGCCAGTTGTGCGCAAGCCCAAGAAGAAGGCCAACCCGCTCAAGGCGGCGAAGGTCGAGAACATTGACTACAAGGACACTGCGCTGCTGCGCAAGTTCATCTCCGACCGCGGCAAGATCCGCGCTCGTCGGGTGACCGGTGTGTCCGTCCAGGAGCAGCGTCTGATCGCCAACGCGGTCAAGAACGCCCGTGAGATGGCGCTCCTTCCCTACTCCAGCTCGTCCCGCTGA
- a CDS encoding beta-phosphoglucomutase family hydrolase — translation MNWDDYAAALFDLDGVVTPTAEVHMRAWSVMFNEFLTSRGVDQPYTDEDYFAHVDGKPRYEGVAAFLASRDIELPQGDPSDDPSADTVCGLGNRKNDAFNEVLEADGVVAYPGSLRLLEALAARKMPMAIVSSSKNAPAVLKAAGVDHFFPFVMHGGLAAERGIAGKPAPDTFIAAAQALGVTPEQSVVLEDALSGVQAGAAGGFGLVIGVDRGAGAKALTDAGATVVVKDLKELL, via the coding sequence ATGAACTGGGACGACTACGCGGCTGCACTCTTTGACCTCGATGGGGTCGTCACTCCGACGGCGGAGGTCCACATGAGGGCCTGGTCGGTGATGTTCAACGAATTCCTCACTTCCCGTGGCGTCGACCAGCCCTACACGGACGAGGACTATTTCGCCCATGTCGACGGCAAGCCCCGCTACGAGGGCGTGGCCGCCTTCCTCGCCTCGCGCGACATCGAGCTGCCGCAGGGCGACCCGTCCGACGACCCCTCTGCAGACACCGTGTGCGGCCTCGGCAACCGGAAGAACGACGCCTTCAACGAGGTCCTCGAGGCCGACGGTGTCGTGGCCTACCCCGGCTCGCTGCGCCTGCTCGAGGCCCTGGCTGCCCGCAAGATGCCGATGGCCATCGTGTCGTCGTCCAAGAACGCCCCCGCTGTCCTCAAGGCCGCCGGCGTCGACCACTTCTTCCCGTTCGTCATGCACGGGGGCCTCGCTGCCGAGCGCGGCATCGCCGGCAAACCGGCCCCCGACACGTTCATCGCGGCGGCGCAGGCACTCGGGGTCACGCCAGAGCAGTCGGTCGTCCTCGAGGATGCCCTGAGCGGTGTCCAGGCCGGGGCGGCAGGCGGCTTCGGTCTGGTCATCGGCGTGGACCGCGGTGCCGGAGCGAAGGCCCTCACCGACGCCGGCGCAACGGTGGTCGTCAAGGACCTCAAGGAGCTCCTGTGA